A genomic window from Malassezia vespertilionis chromosome 6, complete sequence includes:
- a CDS encoding uncharacterized protein (COG:E; EggNog:ENOG503NY04) — translation MSFRALLREEARLSILATFTRCSIPFLCASVPLRKHYSSDSQSTPESFSHVHFDTFPSKDHGSSHEGEPPPPDSPLGETEEPPPNEHAVISMFDLFSIGIGPSSSHTVGPMRAGAIFLNDLRDAGMLASVHRIKLALYGSLAATGKGHMTPQALLLGLEGADCETVDTESVPTRFQYIQEQNKLVLGKDTPQDGPPQEVVFDYERDLEWKWGQTLPMHSNGMRFSVFNQAGDLLATNSFYSIGGGFVVNGKMAVTDKPGPRDPSETTMNEQGEYKAQLEKAEMSMAEPVLHDSEQDLASKKGHPVDLNENVFYKALRRSQADGDRRNGVRAESVASLDKPIGLLPSGEERVMEKDAPKTPRFPFHNMASLLAITRKYNLTIAQVVYENELSWYTPEEIDEKMVRIWTVMDEGIRAGVLSEQETLPGSLRMKRRAPQLYAKLMRGLYMGPRRLGNKSEPTSDKFLAEDGKLLDEPRTASDGPQLPTRAGRTRMRPSVRGSFHHEVMPVPQRRPNFPAMDWLSCWAIATNEQVAAGGRIVIAPTLGAAGIIPSVLRYVVEFVAISPEDEENLVRTFLLTAAAIGMLFKRGATISAAEGGCMAEVGTSCSMAAAAFAACMGASPEIIEQAAETAIEHNLGLTCDPVDGLVQAPCIERNAVGSVKAVVSANLALSSGGVHSISLDEAIHAARLTAADMHMKYKETSLSGLATTVKIPVASGVLGAHQNSGAPFGARAPSQQGGLFGGGGATQQASAGAAQQSASGASQVQTGGLFSQQGQGQGQQTGLFGQQGQGQGQSTGLFGQQGQGQGQSTGLFGQQGQGQGQSTDQSTGLFGQQGQGQGQSTGLFGQQGQGQGQSTGLFGQQGQGQNQSTGLFGQQGQGQGQQTGLFGQQPSLQTPAQPTNLFGASQPAGSTLGQSQLPQQGGFFGATQTPQNPAQKTSLFGETQSTSGTQSTFNTQNAQGASSSSLFGASALQPTLGTTAPQFAQPDKKLGMPMNAQLDRICASWNTTNLATCLFQCYLYNRANDAQNAEQLTVRRHDATGSLHDALWVRAVQENPEPSRLYPVLAVGFGDLQTRVNAQTAEAARQRSKVAELFKQLVALQQKHDLSNLVRAQSASRMQMCIHQRLLGLLKDSHLLIPALRGQSLAAAEENMSFVLQNCEAQLQGGNTEYTGAASQVSLRARVNELWAQLGIVRAKREALLSNGLVESGVTEWAVVDEANFEEIEHILASLQQGLSHLTGTLNADTKALDMICDGLAGVSLVGVRNR, via the exons ATGAGTTTTAGGGCGCTTTTGCGTGAGGAAGCACGACTCAGCATTTTGGCTACATTCACCCGTTGCTCAATACCCTTTTTGTGTGCgtctgtgccgctgcgcaagcattATTCCAGCGATAGCCAGTCGACGCCCGAATCCTTTTCGCATGTGCATTTCGACACGTTCCCATCCAAAGATCACGGATCATCACACGAGGGGGAACCCCCGCCACCTGATTCACCGCTGGGCGAGACCGAAGAGCCGCCGCCCAACGAGCACGCAGTTATCTCCATGTTTGACCTATTTTCCATCGGTATTGGCCCTTCTTCTTCGCACACTGTGGGACCAATGCGCGCAGGTGCCATCTTCCTCAACGAtttgcgcgatgcaggcaTGCTGGCTTCTGTTCACCGGATAAAGCTTGCACTTTACGGAAGTCTTGCGGCAACTGGAAAGGGGCACATGACACCACAAGCGCTCCTCCTTGGCCTCGAAGGTGCCGATTGCGAAACAGTCGACACGGAAAGTGTGCCTACACGATTCCAGTATATCCAAGAGCAAAATAAGCTTGTGCTTGGCAAGGATACACCTCAAGATGGGCCTCCTCAAGAGGTCGTGTTTGACTACGAGAGGGATCTGGAGTGGAAATGGGGTCAAACGCTTCCGATGCACTCAAACGGGATGCGCTTCAGCGTATTTAATCAGGCTGGGGACTTGCTCGCGACCAACAGCTTTTATAGCATTGGCGGGGGTTTTGTCGTGAACGGAAAGATGGCCGTCACAGACAAGCCTGGGCCGCGGGATCCAAGCGAGACTACGATGAACGAGCAGGGCGAGTACAAAGCGCAACTCGAGAAAGCCGAAATGTCTATGGCAGAGCCAGTTTTGCACGATTCCGAGCAAGATCTTGCATCGAAAAAGGGTCATCCGGTGGACTTAAACGAGAATGTATTTTACAaggccttgcgccgcagccagGCAGATGGCGATCGACGCAACGGCGTACGGGCAGAGTCTGTTGCGAGCCTCGACAAGCCGATTGGTCTGCTGCCCTCTGGTGAAGAAAGGGTAatggaaaaagacgcgccAAAAACACCGCGCTTTCCGTTCCATAATATGGCAAGCCTGCTCGCCATCACACGCAAGTACAATCTCACCATTGCGCAAGTCGTTTATGAAAATGAGCTGAGCTGGTACACGCCCGAGGAAATTGACGAAAAAATGGTACGCATTTGGACGGTTATGGACGAAGGGATTCGCGCAGGTGTACTGAGCGAGCAAGAGACCTTGCCGggctcgctgcgcatgaaacggcgcgcgccacaaCTATACGCAAAGCTGATGCGCGGCCTGTACATGGGACCGCGCAGACTGGGCAACAAGTCCGAGCCTACCAGCGATAAATTTCTCGCCGAGGACGGCAAGTTGCTGGACGAGCCACGCACAGCCTCGGATGGGCCGCAGTTGCCGACAAGGGCCGGTCGAACGCGAATGCGCCCAAGCGTGCGTGGCTCTTTTCACCACGAGGTGATGCCCGTTCCCCAGCGGCGGCCCAATTTTCCCGCCATGGACTGGCTTTCTTGCTGGGCAATTGCAACGAATGAGCAAGTTGCAGCGGGTGGTCGAATCGTGATTGCTCCGACactgggcgctgcaggaatCATTCCTTCCGTGTTGCGATACGTTGTGGAGTTTGTCGCGATCTCGCCagaggacgaggagaaTTTAGTGCGCACTTTTCTACTTACAGCTGCTGCCATAGGCATGCTATTCAAGCGAGGCGCGACCATCAGTGCCGCGGAGGGCGGGTGCATGGCCGAAGTGGGCACTAGCTGCTCCATGGCCGCAgctgcgtttgccgcgTGCATGGGCGCAAGTCCCGAGATCATTGAGCAAGCCGCAGAAACGGCAATTGAGCATAATCTTGGATTGACCTGTGATCCTGTGGATGGGCTGGTTCAAGCGCCTTGTATCGAGCGGAATGCGGTTGGCTCGGTGAAGGCTGTTGTCAGCGCAAACCTTGCCTTGTCTTCGGGGGGTGTACACTCCATCTCTCTTGACGAAGCAATtcacgccgcgcggcttACTGCGGCAGATATGCACATGAAGTACAAAGAGACGAGTTTGAGCGGCCTTGCTACAACGGTCAAGATTCCCGTTGCT agcggcgtgctgggcgcacaTCAAAATTCGGGCGCTCCATTTGGCGCAAGGGCTCCTTCGCAGCAAGGTGGTTTGTTTGGTGGGGGCGGTGCGACACAGCAGGCGtctgcaggcgcagcgcaacagTCTGCTAGTGGAGCATCACAGGTGCAGACGGGCGGTTTGTTTTCCCAGCAAGGGCAAGGGCAAGGCCAACAAACAGGTCTCTTTGGCCAGCAAGGACAAGGGCAAGGCCAGTCAACAGGTCTTTTTGGCCAGCAAGGACAAGGGCAAGGCCAGTCAACAGGTCTTTTTGGCCAGCAAGGACAAGGGCAAGGCCAGTCAACAG ACCAGTCAACAGGTCTCTTTGGCCAGCAAGGACAAGGGCAAGGCCAGTCAACAGGTCTTTTTGGCCAGCAAGGACAAGGGCAAGGCCAGTCAACAGGTCTTTTTGGCCAGCAAGGACAAGGGCAGAACCAGTCAACAGGTCTCTTTGGCCAGCAAGGACAAGGGCAAGGCCAACAAACAGGCCTCTTTGGCCAGCAGCCTTCGTTACAGACACCGGCGCAGCCAACGAATCTCTTTGGTGCTTCGCAACCTGCTGGAAGCACATTAGGTCAGTCTCAACTTCCCCAGCAAGGCGGTTTTTTTGGTGCGACACAAACGCCACAGAACCCTGCTCAAAAAACTAGTCTTTTTGGCGAAACACAGAGTACATCAGGCACACAAAGCACGTTTAATACGCAGAATGCACAgggcgcatcgagctccAGCCTTTTTGGTGCATCGGCTTTGCAACCTACTCTCGGGAccacagcgccgcaattCGCACAGCCCGATAAGAAGCTCGGAATGCCTATGAACGCGCAGCTCGATCGGATTTGTGCCAGCTGGAACACGACCAACCTCGCTACTTGCCTATTCCAGTGCTACTTGTACAACCGCGCAAACGATGCACAAAATGCCGAGCAACTTACGGTGCGCCGTCATGATGCCACTGGCTCTttgcacgatgcgctttgggtgcgtgctgtgcaagaAAACCCAGAGCCGAGTCGTTTATATCCCGTCCTGGCCGTTGGATTTGGCGATTTGCAGACGCGTGTCAATGCACAAACCGCCGAGGCGGCtcggcagcgcagcaaagtAGCCGAGCTTTTTAAGCAGCTGGTGGCACTCCAACAAAAACACGATCTCTCTAATCTTGTCCGTGCCCAATCGGCCTCACGCATGCAAATGTGCATCCATCAACGGCTGCTGGGCTTGCTCAAAGACAGCCACCTTCTGATTCCTGCCCTGCGAGGACAGAGTCTCGCCGCCGCTGAGGAGAACATGTCGTTTGTCCTGCAGAACTGCGAAGCACAACTCCAGGGCGGAAACACCGAGTATACGGGCGCTGCTTCGCAGGTctcgctgcgtgcgcgagtCAATGAGCTTTGGGCACAGCTTGGGATTGtgcgtgccaagcgcgaggcatTGCTTAGCAATGGGCTTGTCGAAAGCGGCGTCACCGAATGGGCCGTCGTCGACGAGGCCAACTTTGAGGAAATTGAGCACATCCTTGCTTCCCTTCAGCAGGGTTTATCTCATCTCACCGGCACACTGAATGCGGATACCAAGGCACTCGATATGATCTGCGACGGACTTGCGGGTGTGTCACTAGTGGGCGTACGAAATCGATAG
- a CDS encoding uncharacterized protein (COG:Q; EggNog:ENOG503P0IG) yields the protein MPSPSIASEFYPPKPQWSPKEIPSQKGRIAIVTGGNSGIGLEIVHCLLRKGAKVYIAARNEAKARNAFVALHKDGETYAGAVDYLHLDLASFRSIEQFVAEISRKESRLDLLFNNAGLFLPNDSGTLSAEGVEIHMGANALGPYYLTLLLLPLLRASYKHNSSVPPRVCFTSSMGHRLASRGFDPKYPSGHSSPISLVSKQLMAYACSKMDNILMANKFQRSFANDGIIFNSCNPGNIKTSLTRNASNLSTLFLNHFINPVFLHSTELGALTPLYAGTASLAGEEGGAYFVPWARFGEPLPIALDHKVQDEMAAYFDAIIARHGRNTDIAPHPKGSWTPKEMPNLTGRIAIVTGGNTGIGFHTVEELLRQNCKVYLAARDKTRAMDAVARLGAQNLPGTLEYLQLDLARLQSIKDFSTQFLSKESKLDLLFNNAGVMLPNVGRTTADGYELQMGTNSLGHHYLTELLLPALRNAKKLDPSFAPRVCFTSSIGHHFASSGPFNPEDVSGMKASRLIVLPEWTRAYGASKLANIWSAKWFQRHYGDKEGMLFTSVHPGNLRTELTRDYRGLTGLFMPIISFGFLYPSEMGAYTQLYANTSPEATEGGAYYVPWARKIEPSAISHDEKSQEACMS from the exons ATGCCGTCACCATCGATTGCGTCCGAATTTTATCCGCCGAAGCCTCAATGGTCCCCGAAAGAGATACCGAGCCAAAAAGGTCGCATTGCAATTGTGACGGGGGGAAATTCGGGCATAGGACTTGAGATTGTGCACTgccttttgcgcaaagGCGCGAAAGTATacattgcagcgcgcaacgaGGCGaaggcgcgcaatgcatttGTCGCATTGCACAAGGATGGTGAAACATATGCTGGCGCAGTAGACTATTTGCACTTGGATCTTGCAAGCTTCCGGAGCATTGAGCAGTTTGTCGCGGAGATTTCGCGTAAGGAGTCGCGCTTGGATTTACTGTTTAACAACGCGGGGCTCTTTTTGCCGAACGATAGCGGCACACTTTCTGCAGAGGGCGTTGAAATTCATATGGGTGCGAATGCTCTGGGGCCATACTACTTGACGTTGCTCTTGCTTCCATTGTTGCGTGCATCGTACAAGCACAATTCAtcggtgccgccgcgcgtttGCTTCACTAGCTCGATGGGTCACCGACTCGCCTCACGAGGCTTTGATCCAAAATATCCATCAGGACATTCTTCACCTATATCGCTTGTATCTAAGCAGCTAATGGCGTATGCGTGTAGCAAG ATGGACAATATTCTCA TGGCAAATAAGTTTCAGCGATCTTTCGCCAATGACGGAATTATCTT TAACTCGTGCAATCCCGGTAACATCAAAACAAGCCTTACTAGGAACGCGAGCAATCTCTCCACGCTTTTCCTTAACCATTTTATCAACCCCGTCTTTCTCCACTCAACGGAGCTTGGTGCACTCACACCACTCTACGCCGGTACTGCGTCACTAGCAGGTGAAGAGGGCGGGGCGTATTTTGTGCCTTGGGCACGTTTTGGAGAGCCGCTGCCGATTGCATTGGATCATAAAGTCCAGGATGAAA TGGCTGCCTACTTTGATGCAATCATAGCGCGTCATGGACGCAATACCGACATTGCACCGCA TCCTAAGGGCTCATGGACGCCGAAAGAGATGCCCAATCTTACCGGCCGCATTGCCATCGTTACCGGTGGCAACACGGGCATCGGCTTTCATACTGTCGAGGAGCTTTTGCGCCAGAACTGCAAAGTGtaccttgcagcgcgcgataagacgcgcgcgatggatGCGGTTGCCAGGCTTGGTGCGCAAAACCTGCCCGGCACTCTCGAATATCTCCAGCTGGATCTTGCTCGGCTGCAAAGCATCAAAGACTTTTCTACGCAGTTCCTCTCAAAAGAGTCGAAACTGGATCTCTTGTTCAACAATGCAGGCGTGATGCTTCCCAACGTAGGACGCACAACCGCAGATGGATACGAACTTCAAATGGGTACTAATTCGCTGGGGCACCATTACCTTACCGAACTTCTTttgcctgcgctgcgcaatgccaAGAAGCTAGACCCTAGCTTTGCTCCTCGCGTATGCTTTACTTCGAGTATTGGCCACCACTTTGCGTCCAGTGGGCCGTTCAATCCTGAAGATGTGAGCGGAATGAAGGCTTCTCGTTTGATCGTCCTCCCAGAATGGACACGCGCGTATGGTGCCAGCAAGCTGGCCAACATTTGGTCTGCAAAGTGGTTTCAACGCCATTATGGGGATAAGGAGGGCATGTTGTTCACTTCTGTTCATCCCGGCAACCTTCGCACCGAGCTGACACGCGACTATCGCGGTCTTACCGGTTTGTTCATGCCCATCATCTCTTTCGGTTTCTTGTATCCCTCAGAGATGGGCGCTTATACGCAACTTTACGCCAACACTTCGCCCGAGGCTACAGAGGGTGGTGCTTATTACGTCCCATGGGCACGCAAGATCGAGCCCAGCGCAATTTCTCACGACGAAAAGTCTCAAGAAGCTTGTATGTCCTAG
- a CDS encoding uncharacterized protein (EggNog:ENOG503PKMQ) produces the protein MTLFPNFSHSSQPTHSTGNDAASNIPASPMPDGDHENGKWFGKRPGGISLAALTRKATHTQETPSTSPTGSSAPNFKPIENAGPNVVDPSRLSEFSLRLNELVNKAFVSTKTSHAPSTPITTTSPFTGTIISLPRLQTISYESNHLPDRVKVIEMTRLVINELHTAAAVDPYFLRAVARSVVKSVSQFVVRIEALIVPVNRGPNVLFIPAHGKAAQHLPAAMEFNLALMSFEWIVEESLERCLDGLPPLALLSSPNILVPTTSEGQAMPRMPPFVHEILSPLQEQMEASIIHVVQPVLVQIKSGLAACIARGNPRPFEPQRASSEMPYPEFSEYASYGRNAPHVPWLKELEDRLDGAYRLLSLRIVERCGQDGHAWFISVATHTIWKGLLSITARSVFAPTSVVESQFSHTFGPTPNNSDSSAILNSLLSGEPMQNKRVPTPTQLAHALRMVGKPHSHRFRKNPGESFTGTHTPAESALPSVAFDGWKSHFMLPADESVCYVVNPLLIAEQLHDLQVFERLMKQFCSHLLYPEEAKKPGRFGSRARKHSGSDSDPGKTEHRPSSAQEYAEGDASSEEAHEAGHGDEDLALAALREAFEAMRSTVIVLRTLLQEPDSLQHLAMVTRQKSNSSEHLLSSAAHHAFNVIPPLLLIQIAYCRIPPIWSGRNAQCDCDLLLEAPPSVFGRTWSEYDAALPGFAAGEAAAESLAHLYGPVLARTFSALVDQCADADPCVLHDTDTASLRSVSSNETEQLNIMTRSAPALENLSLSEMDSGLNTRSTGPENHASNITKQLQAQGRSRSMHRTAVSNRFWRRNSSQGSQHGQVPHPHALPPRISRAHATTGPHRHLRGSKQRDSSPPSSSLPRSTTYTLAQMQRNALNMFDSVLFRVNRTFGRSGGVP, from the coding sequence ATGACGCTTTTCCCAAACTTTTCGCATTCTTCCCAACCTACCCATTCCACGGGTAACGACGCGGCAAGCAATATCCCTGCATCACCGATGCCAGACGGCGACCACGAGAACGGGAAATGGTTCGGAAAGCGACCTGGCGGCATTTCCCTTGCCGCGCTTACCCGCAAAGCCACACACACACAAGAAACACCGTCCACGTCGCCAACAGGCTCAAGCGCGCCTAATTTTAAGCCAATTGAGAATGCCGGGCCGAACGTGGTGGACCCATCGCGTCTCTCCGAATTTTCTTTGCGCTTGAACGAGCTGGTGAACAAGGCATTTGTATCTACCAAGACTTCTcatgcgccaagcacgccgatcACCACTACGTCGCCTTTTACAGGCACGATTATCTCTTTGCCGCGGCTCCAAACTATCTCGTACGAGTCGAACCATTTGCCCGACCGTGTCAAGGTGATCGAAATGACACGGCTCGTCATCAACGAgctgcacaccgccgcGGCAGTGGACCCGTACTTTTTACGCGCCGTTGCGCGCTCAGTGGTCAAGTCTGTGTCGCAGTTTGTGGTCCGTATCGAGGCACTGATTGTGCCTGTGAACCGCGGTCCCAATGTGCTGTTTATTCCAGCGCACGGTAaggctgcgcagcatcttCCTGCCGCGATGGAGTTTAACTTAGCGCTCATGAGCTTCGAGTGGATTGTCGAAGAGAGCCTTGAGCGATGCCTCGATGGACTCCCCCCCCTGGCACTTTTGAGTTCGCCCAATATTCTAGTTCCTACTACCAGCGAGGGTCAAGCTATGCCGCGGATGCCACCGTTTGTGCACGAGATTTTGTCGCCGCTACAAGAGCAAATGGAGGCAAGTATCATCCACGTCGTCCAGCCTGTTCTCGTTCAAATCAAGTCTGGACTTGcggcgtgcattgcacgcgGTAATCCGCGGCCGTTTGAGCCACAGCGAGCATCCTCGGAAATGCCGTATCCCGAGTTTAGCGAGTATGCCTCGTACGGAAGGAACGCGCCGCATGTACCATGGCTCAAAGAACTCGAGGACCGGTTGGACGGTGCGTACCGACTTTTGTCTTTGCGTAttgtcgagcgctgcggccaAGATGGACACGCCTGGTTTATTTCTGTTGCCACACACACGATCTGGAAAGGGCTTTTGTCCATTACCGCGCGCTCTGTTTTTGCGCCGACCAGCGTTGTCGAGTCGCAATTTTCGCACACCTTTGGCCCCACTCCGAACAACTCGGACAGCAGCGCGATCCTAAACTCGTTACTGTCCGGTGAGCCAATGCAGAacaagcgcgtgccgaCACCCACGCAGCTTGCccatgcactgcgcatggTCGGCAAACCTCACAGCCACCGCTTCCGCAAAAATCCCGGGGAGTCGTTCACTGGCACACACACCCCAGCTGAGTCTGCGCTTCCTTCTGTCGCATTTGACGGGTGGAAATCGCACTTTATGCTTCCTGCGGACGAGTCTGTATGCTACGTGGTCAATCCACTACTGATTGCCGAACAGTTGCACGACCTCCAGGTGTTTGAGCGCTTAATGAAGCAGTTTTGTTCGCATCTTTTATACCCCGAAGAGGCCAAGAAGCCCGGGCGCTTTGGCTCTCGTGCGCGGAAGCACTCGGGGAGTGACAGCGACCCCGGAAAAACAGAGCACCGTCCGTCCTCGGCGCAGGAATACGCCGAGGGCGATGCTTCTTCCGAAGAAGCACACGAGGCCGGCCATGGTGACGAGGATCTTGCcttggccgcgctgcgcgaggcgtTTGAAGCGATGCGAAGCACCGTCATTGTCCTGCGCACCTTGCTGCAGGAGCCAGactcgctgcagcacctAGCAATGGTGACTCGCCAAAAATCCAACTCTAGCGAGCATCTGCTGTcttctgcggcgcaccacgcATTCAACGTCATACCCCCCCTCCTTTTGATTCAGATTGCGTACTGCCGTATCCCCCCTATCTGGTCTGGACGGAATGCACAGTGCGACTGTGACTTGCTCCTCGAGGCGCCGCCCAGTGTGTTTGGACGCACATGGAGCGAGtacgacgctgcgcttcctgGTTTTGCCGCAGGCGAAGCCGCAGCCGAGTCACTTGCGCATTTGTACGGCCCTGTTCTTGCACGCACATTCAGCGCGCTAGTCGATCAGTGTGCAGATGCGGATCCATGCGTGTTGCACGACACAGACACTGCCTCGCTTCGCTCTGTATCCTCCAACGAGACGGAACAGTTGAACATAATGACACGGTCCGCTCCCGCGCTGGAGAATTTGAGTCTTTCTGAAATGGATAGCGGTCTCAATACTCGCTCTACTGGACCGGAGAATCATGCATCCAACATCACGAAACAACTGCAGGCTCAAGGCAGGTCGCGTTCCATGCACCGCACCGCTGTATCCAACCGGTTTTGGCGGCGTAACTCGTCGCAAGGCAGTCAGCATGGCCAAGTGCCGCATCCACATGCGCTTCCGCCGCGGATCTCTCGCGCTCACGCTACGACAGGGCCTCACAGGCATTTGCGAggcagcaagcagcgcgattCTTCGCCCCCCAGCagctctttgccgcgcagcaccacctacacgcttgcgcagatgcagcgAAATGCGCTGAACATGTTTGACAGTGTTCTATTCCGTGTTAATCGCACGTTTGGCAGGTCGGGAGGTGTGCCGTAA
- the CAC2 gene encoding Chromatin assembly factor 1 subunit (COG:B; COG:L; BUSCO:EOG092611HB; EggNog:ENOG503NXAC): protein MPSPAALAASESAKPYSPRVEYAATLARHTGVVNVVRFSPSGELLASAGDDGNVLFWVRSDSARPSFGESASTEPDKHFEKEVWRVRLMVRASAQELYDMAWSPDGRLLAVGGTDFTTRIINVADGTVAKSISDHQHYVQGVAWDPRNQFLATESSDRSVCMYDLQRGSITALDPHLASRQSRMDMTQGCVRPNAQADGRVQAPRLAQHPSLGPTTRLDNLHARPAAPGTPAQRLYGDDRYSSFFRRLSFSPDGAFLATPTGQFLQYNAEGKPDVMASAVYLHARGNFRRACAPIAALPGHKTATVAVRFSPILYHLRVPKRSPCGTEKNAASCPAKEAEKSHDSHISMFALPYRMVYAVATHESVWIYDTQQSGPLCCFSNLHYASFTDLSWSPDGQILMMSSSDGYCSVAVFDYNELGEPIAHAEQPALKETRSEAFTTIPAAPEPTQPEPVQGGTQALPSKKRRVALTFEGPLPP from the coding sequence ATGCCCTCGCCCGCAGCGCTGGCCGCGTCGGAGAGTGCGAAACCATACTCGCCGCGTGTCGAATATGCTGCGACACTTGCACGACATACTGGCGTTGTGAACGTTGTCCGTTTTTCTCCGTCTGGTGAGCTTCTCGCCTCCGCTGGTGACGATGGAAACGTATTGTTCTgggtgcgcagcgattcAGCGCGCCCTTCGTTTGGAGAAAGTGCCTCTACGGAACCTGATAAGCATTTTGAAAAAGAGGTATGGCGTGTCCGACTTATGgtgcgtgcatcggcacAGGAATTATACGATATGGCGTGGAGTCCGGACGGGCGATTGCTCGCAGTTGGCGGCACGGATTTTACCACAAGGATCATCAATGTTGCCGACGGGACAGTGGCAAAATCCATTTCCGACCACCAGCACTACGTACAAGGAGTTGCATGGGATCCGCGAAACCAGTTCCTTGCGACAGAAAGCAGTGATcgcagcgtgtgcatgTACGACCTTCAGCGCGGCTCGATTACGGCGCTGGATCCTCACTTGGCAAGTCGCCAATCTCGGATGGATATGACACAGGGATGTGTGCGGCCCAATGCACAAGCGGATGGACGAGTGCAGGCGCCGCGACTTGCACAACATCCATCGCTGGGTCCGACCACAAGGCTTGACAACCTGCACGCCCGgcccgccgcgcctggTACGCCAGCGCAACGACTCTACGGAGATGATCGATACAGCAGTTTTTTCCGTCGCCTCTCCTTCTCGCCGGACGGCGCGTTTTTAGCGACACCGACGGGGCAGTTTTTGCAATACAATGCGGAAGGGAAGCCAGACGTAATGGCCAGTGCCGTATACCTTCACGCACGCGGCAATTTTAGgcgtgcatgtgcgccgATTGCGGCACTACCTGGGCACAAGACCGCGACCGTTGCCGTGCGCTTTTCACCCATCCTGTACCATTTGCGCGTGCCAAAGCGTAGCCCGTGCGGCACAGAGAAAAATGCGGCATCATGTCCAGCGAAAGAAGCGGAGAAGTCGCACGACTCACATATTTCCATGTTTGCACTTCCGTATCGCATGGTGTACGCAGTTGCTACACATGAAAGTGTATGGATCTACGATACACAACAATCAGGACCGCTGTGCTGCTTCAGTAACCTACATTATGCGTCCTTCACGGACTTGTCTTGGTCGCCCGACGGCCAAATCCTCATGATGTCGTCCAGCGACGGGTACTGCTCCGTCGCCGTGTTCGACTACAACGAGCTTGGTGAGCCCATTGCCCACGCCGAACAACCTGCTCTGAAAGAAACACGCTCTGAGGCCTTTACTACGATACCCGCTGCGCCCGAGCCTACGCAGCCCGAGCCTGTTCAAGGAGGAACGCAAGCGTTGCCCTCTAAAAAACGCCGCGTTGCGCTCACGTTTGAGGGGCCGCTGCCGCCATAG
- a CDS encoding uncharacterized protein (EggNog:ENOG503NZ27; COG:O), whose amino-acid sequence MSDRETLFEMGFAPERVDWALHASGNSGLQTALDHLEEHQDTPMPENWREQGKEAEQDDEKPKSIRCGECSKMFRDMDLAMYHAEKSGHEDFAESSEEMKPLTQEEKEARLAELRARLEKKRTAKAVEDAQAQRANEIIRRKAGQEGGEARAELERQQRIKEAERKRLEKIEDVSTATHSQQARARDRVRAQIEEDKRARADKAEREKAMREGRADPVVQSAPASAPAVQKPSLATETRIRVRAPGGMWTGTFSVDAVLSDVASAVRNGGLSGGAAKMEFSTPYPRRVYTEIDLTKTLGELGLVPNAALDARRVD is encoded by the exons ATGAGTGACCGTGAGACGT TGTTTGAAATGGGCTTTGCGCCCGAACGCGTCGATTGGGCGTTGCATGCCTCGGGTAATAGCGGACTACAAACCGCACTGGACCACCTCGAGGAGCACCAGGATACACCCATGCCGGAAAACTGGCGCGAGCAAGGCAAGGAAGCCGAGCAAGACGATGAAAAGCCCAAG TCTATTCGGTGCGGTGAGTGCAGCAAGATGTTCCGCGATATGGACCTCGCCATGTACCATGCAGAAAAGTCAGGGCACGAGGATTTCGCCGAGAGCTCCGAGGAGATGAAGCCTCTCACGCAGGAAGAAAAGGAAGCTAGGCTTGCCGAGT TGCGTGCACGTTTGGAGAAGAAGCGCACTGCAAAGGCCGTCGAagatgcgcaagcacagcgcgcaaatgAGATCATCCGGCGCAAGGCAGGGCAAGAAGGTGGCGAAGCGCGTGCCGAGTTGGAGCGACAGC AACGTATCAAGGAggcggagcgcaagcgcctcgaaAAAATTGAGGATGTAAGTACAGCAACGCACTCACaacaggcgcgcgcaagagaTCGTGTACGTGCGCAAATCGAGGaggacaagcgcgcgcgcgcagataaggcagagcgcgaaaaagcaATGCGCGAGGGTCGTGCTGATCCAGTGGTGCAATCGGCCCCTGCCTCTGCGCCTGCTGTGCAAAAGCCAAGCTTGGCGACCGAGACGCGCATtcgtgtgcgtgcgccgggTGGCATGTGGACAGGCACTTTCAGTGTCGATGCTGTGTTATCAGACGTTGCATCTGCAGTACGTAATGGCGGCTTGAGTGGCGGAGCGGCAAAGATGGAATTTTCTACGCCCTACCCCCGCCGTGTCTACACGGAAATAGACTTGACCAAAACGCTGGGAGAGCTAGGTCTTGTGCCAAATGCGGCACTCGATGCTAGAAGAGTAGACTAG